CGTTTCTCTTGTTGTTTTCCTTGTCGATTTTAGGAAAAAGCTCCATACATAGCTAAGGCTGATAAGAGGAAGGTTGAATATGAGAAGAATCTTCAGGCTTACAACAAGAGACTGGTATCTACTTTTAACGTTTGAATTCAAAACCATAATTATGTCTGTTCTGATTTATTTTGTCGTTTCTGTAGATGTTAATGCTTTGAAAATATATTATTTCAATACAGGCTGATGGACCTGGAGCCGAGGAGGAGGAATCTGACAAATCTAGGTCCGAGGTTAACGATGATGAGGAGGATGATGAGGAAGGAAGTGGAGAGGTCCTGTGAATTAACAATTAACTACAATTCTTATTTTATTGGTCAGAAGATAATTATTTATGCTGATGTTTTCATTGATCTATATGTTGCTTACAATAGAATTTAATGTTTGTTTACAGGAGGAGGATGATGATGAGTAAAGGGACCGTGGGGGGCCAGAAGTTTAGGATGTGAAGAAAAATGTCATGACCTCTACCTTTTGATTAGTAGTATCCTAAGATAAATAGTTTCTTTTTTACCTTTTatggtttttaattttttttgaagaggttagttgaagaagaaaagaaaaattagttttCAGTAGCCAGGCAGTTGCTTAAGCTGCGTCCATGGCTTTGTACTTTTATCCTTTTCTATTATGCTTAATGATAATGTAGTTAGAATTTGTCTTCGTTTGGCTCGCATTTTGTTCTTTGAATTCTTATCCTAAGCTTTAGCCTTGAGCCCTGATTCACATTAATTGAGTGTATGTTTTATTGATGTGGAAGAGGTATGAATCCGTGATAATTGTTGGAGGAGGTTGCTTTCTTTGCCTTTATAATTTTGGGACCAATTTGTTATTGGCTGTGTAAACGCCAGCAATTTGCTAGGGGTGCCTGCCGATACAAGAAAAAGATGCACGATAAGACCGGAGACAGCTAACTGTGCAGAAAAAAATATCTTCGTGAGATatttggtcaaaacataatCGAGTGTTAACCTGTGAAATGGCTGCTTCTATTTGTATGACTTGGCCTTTAAATAGGAGTTTAGGGAATTACGTTTTCCATTGACGAATAATAATAGGAGCAAGAAATTACTTAGGACTTGAATGAATGCCTGTCGATAGTGATCATATTATTGGAATTTCACGGGATTTCgagctttttttcttttctctacctGTTACATTGGCCAATTCTTCTTGCAAGTTACATTGAGAGgatactaaaaaaaataattacacGTTAATGCATAAAaggataattttaaaaaattaaaattgttgtaATGTTTTTGTAAATTGAGAGTTTATGTTTGTTTGCATCCTTTCAAAATCAGAAGTACTTGTACACTGCTGCTTAATTCTCTGCGTTCGAGTTGCCtttgcttgtttttttttttttttttttgattccTATATTGCTTTTGTTAGGATCACATCCCCTGGTCTGGCAATTCAATTTTCTAACTGTAATGCCAGCAATATTTTGTATTTCAATTCCAATTGCCCTTACTTTTTAGTGCTGTAGCGTACCTATTTGTCCTTTTCAATTTAATAAAGATTCGGGATTGCCCAGTACGGTGTTTAACCTGGAAAACCTTGCACGCAACGAAATTCTATGGGCTCTCCTGAAAAATCCGTTTGATAAAGAAAAGTCTGAAAAGTCAATTGGTTTTCACCACTTGGGGCGAAAAGATATTCATTGGCCAATGGGAAGATATTGAACGCCAGGCCCCTTGGCAAATTCAACGATTGGATGACAAATATCTTTGGCATATTGTACTGTTGGGTCCATGTGcctttcatattttatttttttttctgtatgTTCATTAATTGGAGTATTATTCCTTCTCCCTCTCCGCAGTGGAGAGGTTGAGGCTCAAGAATGGATCTGTcttttgtgtgcattttggCACATGGAAGATGGAACCATTGTTAATTTctctatttatttttctgttcAATAATTGATTGCCAAGTTCTTCTCCTTTGCCGTGCACTTGTATAAGTGGCATCTTTCCCATTTCCCACGAAGCTTCTTTTCACCATAATTATTTTCACTTTTCTTAGTCAAGAAACAGAGAGAAAACAGCCGTTTTACTAATTACTCTCATCTTCAAATTAGACTTTGTTTTAGCAATATATCTATCACGTGTTCTTTGGAAAAGGGTTAGATTGAGTAGTAAAGTGTGAGGAGTTATTTGATTTAGAACTCGCTGTtgataaaaaaaacaaagttaTGTTTCACAATAAAAAGTTATACTAGCACTTTTCATCAAATTAAAGTACTATGAGTTTACATATACTCCATACAAATATTCATTTCGACCGAGtttagttaattaattttttttggaaaagattttcgTTAATTAAGTTGATCACACTTGAAACTTCTCGAGCCAAAACTCTAGCCCACAATGTATAAAGTCCGCACCCAGCTAGCAACTAGGCTCGAGTATTCGAAAAGAGCGCCAAAACTACGTCGTTGGTCTAAATTTCGCTTCAAAAAGTAGAGTGAGAGAGTTTTAAAAACCTGCGAGAGCGAAGAGGAAGAAAGAGAGTAGTGAGGCAGCGTCGGAGGAGAAGAGGAGATATGGCAGCGGCTGCTCCGGCGAAATGTTTTCTCGTTACCGGTCCTCCGGTAGTTTATACTCATTTCCAAAGCTCtcaatgcattttttttttttttttttttctagataaGTTTTATGATGTTGAataattggtgaatttttgtccGCAGGGCGTAGGGAAGACGACACTCATAATTCGAGTGTTGGAAAGCCTAAAAACTGCTTACCCAAACTTGAAGGTTCAAGGTTTCTATACTCGTAAGCGCTCTCTCTCTATCTatatttcttattcttatttcGAGGAAAAAACGTAGCATTTGAAAAACCTAGTCGAAATGAATATTTGAATTGAAAAAAGGTGAAATAAGAGAAGGAAGTGAGAGAGTAGGCTTTGAAGTGGTGACACTCGATGGACGTACTGGTCCTCTCGCTTCCAACAAAATCTCCAGGTATTATTTCGTCATTTTTTTTCTCGTTTTCGTTTTTACTGCTTAGTTACCGTGACATTTTCTCGTCATTGTTTGAGATGAACCGTATGTCATATTTGATTTTTTCTCTGAAGTGGAGAGAAGCAGTTGATCAGGCTCATTGCTATGTTTTTGTTTTGTCTGCATCAATTAGTTGAATTCTTTGAATAAGTAATGCGAGCTTCTGGATAAAATTAGTGTAAGATACTTCATTACTTCTGTATTAGCATGAATATTGTTTTAAATTCTTATTAGCTCGAAGTTTTTgttaaatttagaaatttaaATTGAGTAGGTGACCTTGTTTAGCTCCTTCTTCTATTTCTTCTGATTTTGGCTGAGAATTTGTTGTTTATTCCTGTGAAGAGGTGTGTGCAGGTGATTGAGAATTGTATTGTGTTTGCTCAAACAAGACATGTTTAGTAAGTTTTGGAAACATTCAAGTGATGCGGCTGTTAATTTCACTGTTTCTTTCTCTCTGTGGCTCTTTGGTTGTGGTTTGAGACTTTGTCCAATGTTCGCGAATTTTTAAGTAGTGAAGTAATGCTGACTTCCAATCTTCTTAAAGTGGATTCAAGGGAAGAATGGTAGAGAACCTGATAGGTTACTGAAGATTGTTTCTCTAGTTATATCTTTTGACTGACTCTGGCATTAGATGGATCTGCAGTTTGGCTTTGTCATTTTCAACTCTGTTCCGCATTTTCTTTTGAATTAGCTGTCTTTGGTTAGATGATCAAGCCATTTGTTTTCCTGCTTTGTCTTTTGGAATGTTGTCATGTTTCTGACGTGGAGTGGGTGGTAATggtgatttgaattttttttggcaTTCTTTTGTCCTTATTTTTCCATGGCAGCGCTGAGTCTCTTAGATGGCCTACCGTAGGGAGGTACAGAGTAGATGTGGCTTCCTTTGAATCACTAGCGTTGCCAGAGTTGCAGGTGGCTTAAATAACTGTCAAATCCAGATTTAAActtgtatttattttttcattagATCTTTAGGTTTGATTCATTTGTTAAGTTTGCTTGCATTCTAAAAAACTCTGTTTACTAATTGATGGAATTTTTATGACGATGATTTTTGTTTCATAGGTCAAGGAAGATACTGAACTTTTTATCATTGATGAAGTTGGTAAGATGGAGCTGTGCagttcctttttctttcctgCTGTACTAAGAGTCCTGCAGTCAAATATTCCACTCTTGGCTTCTATTCCCATACCAAAATCTGGCAGAGATATACCTGGAGGTTTGTGTTTGTGGACCTCTAACTATTTTACTATAGTTGCATGCACCACCTATTTGGAGCTCATTGCTGGAATCAATTATCTATTGATTTTAATCATACTTGAAGCCCAAATATTGGTGCTATTTTTCTTCAGATGATAAACCTAATAGGCATATTGAATGGGCTTAGAATCTGTAAAACCGTAAGACGAGTctttccatctttcatcttaaaaaattaaaaaggtgGGAAAGAAATAGTAGCACTTTTTGGCCAGAACTAAATTGATTAATGCATCTCTTTGTTATTGAAGCATAACTATGCTGTCTGTAAATTTACAGTTGCAAGGTTGAGAAATGAACCTGGTGCTACTGTTTTTACGTTGAGTAAAAATAACAGAGATGCCATGAAAGAGCAGATCTATTCCCATCTGACAGACTTGCTACCTAAGCTGTAGATGTCTTGACATTACGGTACTCATACTGCCAGTACACACTtaaaattttgaagatattttcTTTAGCtgcttcttttgttttggaaTTATTTCTTTGTGTGGAGTATGACAGAAGCATTCACTTAGCTGATAAAGCAATTTTATGCCTTAAATTATTCCATCTGCATTAAATGCATAAACCATATTGTGTGCTGGATACTCTTCCAATGTGCTTCCTGCCTCGAGGGTCTTTTGTTTGAGATAGCCATGTATGTGGTTGCTGAAAATGCATAAGCCAACTGTTGTCCTGggaaaatttttataaaatttttcagATGTGATTCTGTAGTAATTAATTGAGGTTCATTCAGTTTTTATTGCCTTGCATACTATCTTCTTCTTAGAAAAGCTTTATGTAAGATCAAACTGGTATCTATTTTTGTAAAGTATTGGAAAAATGGAAGTATCAGCAACTGCCAAGTTTTCGTAAAAGTATGCGGATGCTTTTCTTTGTACTTCTACTCCGTGTAGTAGTTTGACTCGGAGAGCAACTTTCTGGTGTGTTGGTGGAGATTGGAATTACTAGTTCAAGTATCCTTCTCTCTTTTTGAGGGAGTGTAACTAGTTTCTGCTGTTGTTTTTCTTGCTGTTTTACTATTACTGCTAAGAAACCTTTTAGAAAGCTTGGGTATAGGAAAGCCTTTGTCAGTTTGAATCAGAAATGGGAGAGGTGAGAAAGCGTTCCTTTTTGCTTTTTGTTCATTTGGCACTTGATTTCAAGTTTGACTTGCCTTTTCTATAATTTATTTTGGTATCTTTGTGTCACTCACTTGGGCCTGAAATCGCCTTTTCTCTTTAAGCATAATTGTCATCATACCGTCACCAAAACTATAGCTTTTTGGCGTTCTAGCTGTAATTTGGCATTGGAGCCGAACAAAGTTTGATTGCTTTAAGAGGTACCCCGCCATTCGAGAAACTACATCAGTACAGCATGTCTTTTGACATATATGCCTGGCATGTCGTTATTTGATGATTGACTGATTAAGGAACCCATTGGAGCCCAGCAATTTCATTTTCAATACCACAGCCACAATAGGTGCCCATGGGCTTGAAATGATTTGAGTTCATATGAAAGCTGAGAGATGTTAAAAAACAATTCTAAAGAAGGGAAGTAATGAAATTTGAGGATTTAGCGTATTTTGGCTGGTATGGTTCTTCAGGGTAGACCAAATGGTCCAAATAAAGTTCAGTTTACGTGACAAAACAGTGAACCTTTagaaagtaaaaaagaaaaatataatcctCATTAATTTACAGGAAAAAGATATTCATTTCTGTAGAAAAAAATGCATATAAATacaattgacccaaaaatctaCCTAGGTAAACCATTTCAACAAATACAAGCAGCGCACTCCTTGGTCAGGGTTTTTAACAAATTAGAATGGCTGTACAAGCAAAAGAACTAGTGAAAAACAAATGGAAGGttggaaaatagaaaaaataatcCAACACTTTGGTAAAATATATTTACCAAATGATTAGAAAGGATCAACTTCGTTTGTCATTTTCAGTAAATCGCAAAACTTCTTTGGCCATAGAAGAAAACGATCTGGCGGTGTCCTGCATCTCGGAAGATTTCAAACCTATCCCCTGCATGATAAAACAAATTTGTCTTAGTTTCTGGTTAAATCCTAGATGCTTGCGTTAAACAGGTTTCAGATTGTTGGGATTAAAGGTGACCTGTTTTGGCACCAAACCATTCTATTGAAACTAAGCTTGTAATATCTTCATTTGTCAACAGTTCTCCATAATctaaatcatctaaaaattatttgGTATAAGGGAAGATGATCCTTTAAAGGTTCTCTTGGCAGAAAGGTATAGTCAGGAATATCTCATCTGAGACTGTTTTAGGAATTCCGCAAGAGAAGATTTAGTGATATAAGTAATGCTACCAATTTCGATATATTGATGTTTAAGGAAATATAACGACCTGAATTTATGAGAAGAGTCCATTACTAAAGAATTTGAGCAATTTGCAAAAGCTCGAGAATTATTTACTATAATGTGGTTTTAGTGCAACATTTATAATGAAAAGACTAGATATCTTTAGATTGAAATGTTTTTCTCTTGAGATAGATTAACGGAAAATAGAGAATGCCATTTTCTATTTTAAGCAACTTAAGGCCTGTCTATGTAAGAACTAACTTGTATTACTAAACAATAgtctttttgctttttcataGGAATCGGTTAACCATGAAAGGCTCGCAGGCTATCTCAGCCTTCATTTGATCCTCTCTACAATCTAGTAAAGGCCTGTGTGAATATTGAAAGGAGGGACAGTGAGACAATACCTgcaacttcttcaaattctcaGTCAGCTTTGTTTTCGCAACAGTTGCAACACACGGTTCCTGCAcagaaagaaggaaagagaaCGTTTTAGGTTTTGATGCACCTTTTTTGGTACTTCGAAAATAGCTATATGCAGCTTATTGTCCCAAGGCAAGAAAATTCTTCTACTTTCTTCAATCATTTTCACCTTGGTGAAaatcaaatttcagcttatacaAAAATCTGTGATTTATTAGCAGTTGAAGGCCCCATGATTCTAGTATTCTTCATTGTCATTATCATCCAAAATCTAAGTATCTGACAATGACAAGTTTATCAAGCATCATTATTTAGCAGCATATTTTAACTATGGATACTTACACCAGTGGATGTGTATCCATACTTTTTCTTTATCTGGTCAACAGAATCACCCTTCTCGTCTTGCATCACTTCATTTGTTGACTTTTTATCGGTCTTTACCTTCATATGTTTAAATCTGCCTGCAAATTGAAGATAATGAACGCCATTGTCTTACTAGAAATATATACAAAAGTTAACACTCATCTGCGACAACAATAGGATGGCAAACTGGACAGATTAAAAAGGGAATTCACTCAGAAGTGATGTGAGATGTACTTTAACCTTGTAGGCTACAATCTTGGAATAAAAGTCCTTACAATCCTAGATGACTATAGTCGTGACATAATGCATGAAACTAAGAAAAAAGCAACAAGTAAAGAAAGACGTTCATCCTGAAATCACAGGCAGACTAACCTTTAAATGTCTGAAACGTATCTGCCAAATTCTGTTTGTTTAGAGCTGCCATTACTCCATATCCTTTCTGCTTCTCACCAGGATCTTCAATGTCAATATCATCTTTTCAAGTGCAAAACATGTGATTATGGTTGGTTGCGTTAATGACTCAGTGTAACAAAACATGCACACAACAAAGAGCAAACTAGATGTTCATAAAGGACAAAATTGTGAATAAGGCACAGCAGAAATAAACTCAAAAGCACCAGTGTCGAACTAATGTATTCAACAGCCGCTGGTGTTGGTACAAATTAGCTTTTTCCTTGAGAAGAGGCATATTAATAAAATAGTTTAAAGGAAGTACCTATGTCCAGATCAGTGTCATCTTTGCCCGCACTCTTTTCTTCACTATCTACTTCTTCCGGAAAGTTAGCAACTGAGAAGATAGTAGACAATGCTTCAATACtttcttttgcatcttcaaCTTCAACATCTGTCTCGCTCTTTGCTTTAGTCCCCTTAATATCTTTAATAACAGATCCGAATAAACCCTGTTGCTCCAAGTTTGACAGACAGTGGTTCAGTTTCTACACTTAACAGTCTTGGGGCAGTTCAGGTAGTTTCAAAATGTGtaccttcttcttttctttatgAATGATGTGCGAGGATTCTTGTACAACCATTAGGTCATGTGAATGGACTTGGGAAGCATCATCCAGAAACCTAGATAGCAGATGAGATCATCACAAAGGAAAATCACCACAGATCAGCCTGTTTGATTTCCCCACATTTTATACATGGGAGGTCAGAAAGTACTTCCTACTACTGCCATACGGAATCATTCCCATATTCTAACAGTGTGGAGGTTAGATTAAAGCGAACAGAATAGGCATTAGTAATCATTCCCGGAGTCAGTAATGCCTTTTACCTGTAGATATCCTTTTGGAGTGATACTGAGATAAAAAATGCTTCCTGATCACCTTCCACCTGCAAAATTGTGGCGTTATAATCTTGAATGAGGTATAGAATATCAAACAACTGAAGCAGCTTAGAGATATTAATATACCAAAACCATGTCACCGTTGACTGAGAAGCACACTAAAGTGTTAGAAATTGAGTTCTGCTTTGGAATTGAAGGTCTGACGCCTCTCACAGAAGTTTCCTTTAGAAGAGATAATTCTGGCAAGGATCTGAATTTAAGTACATAAGTATTTCGTGATCTAGACATGTCAATCAGAACTTGGAAAACATTACAACTTCATATATGCAATTTAGTAGAAACCACTCTTTTCCTTCTCATACGTGTACAACTATTTCCAAAAGTAACAATTAGAGCAACAAAATAACTTATCCTAGCAGCAAAATTGATACATCCTCTCTCAATCAACTGCAAGTATTCAATATTGCAGGTAAAGTTCATAGCCATTATGCCAACTGACTGTGGAACAAGGATGGTATTCATGTACACAACTAATGTAACTAGAGTAATTGATGGAGCAGAATTAGAAAGAAGAAACACCTGATCTCGATCTTTCCACTCGAAAATAGAAGAATCAACCCTGAACCAGGACTTTCAAGAATTGATGCCCAGCAACAAGAAGAGGAATGGAACTTCTTCTTATTGTGCACCTTCTTAATACCctaaacaaacaaaaacaacatTTGCCAAAGATCAGAGGAAAGCAGATCAAGTACTTTCTCCATGCGTTACATGTACCTAATGATGACATGTTTTCTAACCTGTAGAATGTGAACCAAGGAGTAGACATAAACAGCTTTCTCAGAGCAAACCACCACTACTTGTTGCTTTGATTGTAGACTGTCAGAATTCCCCTTGATAGTTTCTGTCCTTTCTGATGTGTTAGGACACCTACCAGATACCTCCAGTCCATCTGTAAAGATTTCACAGGGAAGGAAAGAGATAAAACTTGACTGATTTTAAATGCTGCCATGAGCTGAGCAACATCTCAAGGAAAAcaggaacaaaagaaagaaaaaacttaATAACAAATTACCCAAAATCTGCATGTACAAAGCTCTAGAAGGTTTCTTAGGACGTATCATGTTAGTGTTGAGAGTATTTCCTGATTCAGTCTCGAGTGCTACCACAGAAGAATCCTTAGTTGCAGCAACCAAAACATTCTTTTCAAAACCATGCAAGCTGCAAGTTACAGATTGCAAAGAGATTATTCCTGTACTGAGTTCACTTGCAAAATGTCTCTCATACAACAAAGTCCGTCCCTCAAGATTAATCAGGCAAACCTGTTTAAGAcgttaaaacaaaaaaaaaagaagaaaagttagCATCTTCATTTACATAGTTAAAAAATAATGACAAAAATATATCTGAATTAATCAAAATCTTTCCTAATCATTATGCATTAAATGAGTAAAAGTATACAGTACATTCTTCCTGATAGTGTTATTCGTCTAAAGGGTGGTCACTGTTACTAGCACACCCAAGTCCAGTGCACCGTTCATATTCTAAGTCAGAAAGTCTCAAACTTATCCCCGTTATCATCCATCATGCAACTCCTCCTCACACATTTACCATACAAAATAAGTAAACCATACTCTTTATCCATTCATAAATTCTGAGGAACTATAGACAACAATGTAAATATTCAAAATTAGATGCCAATAATCTGAATATAGGAGAGGAAAGCATACATATCCTTGATCTGTCCCAACTGCAAGATATTTAGCATTCTGGCTTGAGTTTATGAAAAGTACAGCTCCATTAACCTGCAGAAGTTTAATACTCTGGATGACGCTCCCCTTCTTTGAAACTCCTGGCAATGAGCACATGCAAAATCGTTAGATGATATGTGTGATTTTTGGAAGCTCAAGTACAGTTGGAGTGAGCATGAATGAAGACGAATTTGACTAAATATACAGCTTATGGATCAAATAAACTCATGGGCCtagtaaaaaaacaaaaacagttAGGTAGAATTTGCCATTTCTGTTGAAATTTTTTCCAGCATGCAATTTACAAATTAGAATCTTTAACAAGCAACTTAGATTTGATGACATAATGGCTCCTAGGCCATTGTGAAGGAAGCTGCTTTGTGGTAAATGTTTGGGACGTGTAGACTGATGTTTTCTTCTACTGAGGTATATTAGAATGGTTTCTCTAGTTCAAACCTACAATGTATGACATGACAAAAGATTCAGCTAAAAATATTCCCAGCAACATCTCTAATACCTTGCAGGGACAAGAAACTGGTTTCTGGGGCAAAAAGCTCAGGTTTAAATTTATACATCCGTATCTGCATAAAGTGCATGATGAAAGCTTAGAATCAACATGAAAACAAAAGTGGATATCTTTCTTCTGTCAATTTCATGAACAAAAAGACTTTACCAGTCCACCTTGATCGCCAGAAACAAAGATCTGTAAATCACTAGTGCAATACAGTGCTGTCAGTGGTACACCACTTAGAGAAGTATCTTCCTCACTCTGCATATGATCAGTCGCTTTGGAATTAAGAAAAGCTAGAGGAGAGAGGAGATGAAATACATTATAAtgttgaaagaagaaaaaagtaaaGCAGTCCGACGTTCTCAGCAGTTACATGTCAAGCCCATCTGCAGATGTTAAACATGATGATTCATTGAAGTTTAGTTGAAAAACTTCTTCTATGATTGAAATTTGGAGGGCACACCCTTCTGTAAGGCATATAGAATAAAGAGATACAAACTCTTTGTAATAACAGGAATTGTCAAATAGCACTTCATAGTTGACGGAACAAGTGAGGAATGTCGGAGGTTTGGCTCCTCCTGCCAACCAAGGGTTATTTCTCAAACTGATCCATCAACTTACTGCTTCCCCAGAAGgggaaaggaaaacaagaggGGCACTTGACTATCTTCTTGAAGGAATCTAAACTGAAAGCAGAAGTATCATATACTGTATGAAATTACCTGCTGAGTTACTGATAGAATTGGACGCATGAGTGGGCAAGAAACATCCCATATTCTTATGGCTCCATTGTCATGTCCAGTTATATATAAGTTCTTCGCCTTTGAAAGCCCCCTAGGTTGTGTTGAGTTTGAGCTCGTTCCATCTTTTTGTATTGTCTCAAATGGAAAAAGTGGTAATATGTCTTTTGCTAGTGAATCATAGTCCTAAACATTTTCAAAGAAGTCAAATTGTTGAAAATTAAGCAAGGAGGAGAAAAAGAAGTAACATAACTCAGTCACTACCTGATCCTTCAAGTATAGGAGATGTGGGTTATCTTGCACGAATCTTGCGACTGTGATACTTGTATCAGCAAATGGCAATTTCACCTTTATCTCCTTTGGAAGTGATGGGGAGGACTTGGATTGGCACTGTAATAGGTACCTTTCAATGAGGTAATCGTCATAGGTGTATATATGACCTGACTTTCCAAGCAAAAGGAGAGAGTTGTTCTTTTGCTTGCATTGTGGATTAAAGCTCGATACTATCTCCAGATCAATAGGAGATTCGTGGGTATGGAGCCCCAATTTGATTGTACGGGATTCAATAGTATCATTGAGTAGAACTACCTGCAGATTAGCACCAAGTTagttcaaaaattaaataaaatcaaCTAACAGGAGAGCTAACATAATCATCAAATGAGTCCAGAATTAGAGAATCCTTCAGAACAAAAGTTGTGGGTTCAACATGGTTCACTGACTCTCATAGTTAACTTTGGGATAACAAGATGCCTTACTATTATATTGACAAGGACCCTCCACAACAGGTGTGGAGAAATTTATGCTTTTACTCAACAGAAATATTGAAATTAGTACGACTTGTCATTGACTAGTGTTGTCCCATATTGACAACTGAGAGTGCAGTAGATTAAGTCGAAAGCTAAATAGTCTGATGAACTGAAAATGTTTTTGCATGACTTCCCTGCTGTCACAATGGAAGTCAAATTTTTGTTTACTGGTAACGACATGAGCACTTAAGAAGAAATCCTATATTCAAGACCACGCAATGGCAGCATCCCCGTGCTTTAAATTTGCTATTAATGAAAACTCAAGTATACACCTTTATGAGTAAGACAAAGACTCTTATAATAACTTGTGAAATCACAATTTTCAGAAAGGACATTGGataccccaaaaaaaagaaaaaaaaatgaaagaaaaggaaatgttaCTTGTAGCAAGTTTGCTGAAGCATAGTCAGAGCTTCCTATAACATATAATCGACTTGCTTTTCCATCTGCATGATCCCACCTTAACTTTGCAATAGGTATTTTGTCCAGTTTGTATCCAAGATTTAGTTTAATAACTGGACCATTTTGAGCATAAGGGTCCTTCTCTTTTGTTTGTTCAACTTTTGAGTGCAAAGGAGCTGGAATACTCCACATGAAAATCTCTCCATTGCTGTATCCCACAACTACTTTGCTTCCAAATGGGCAAGCCCAAGTTGCTGCAGTCACTTTCTTTGTTTCATGGGATGTTGCTTGCAATGTTGTCCCACCAGCCGTGAAAATGGCTTTGCTATCTTGGATGTCCCATAATGTCATAAAACCATCAGTATAAATGATAAGAACCCTGCATCAAAATCAAATTGTTGGGGAAAAAAGCCCACAGAGAAGTTGACAAAATAATGAGAGTCCAAGAGTAAAGTAAATCAGTTTGTCTATTTCCATATCAAATTCTACTTCTTACAGCTACTTGTGTTTCTGGTGAAATAACCTTACCTGATATACAATTTAGAAAGGAATTATACAAATGGATGCAGATAACGATACTTGCGGAAAGAGCACTCACAGTGAAGGATGACGTTAactctctttgttttttctaTTCTGAATTTTATGATTAGATGCTGCCTTATGCATGTAAGTAATTACTTTGCTACGGCATTtgaacgaacaaaatggtaccTCTTACTTTCCGCTGTAGGTTGAGGCAGTATATGAATGACGGCAATATCAGCAGGAACTTGACCTGACTTCCCTGTAGGAAGGTGAGTCATCAGGATTTGTGCATGATAGATGCTGTTGCATCTTCTCTCACTACAAG
This sequence is a window from Coffea eugenioides isolate CCC68of chromosome 7, Ceug_1.0, whole genome shotgun sequence. Protein-coding genes within it:
- the LOC113778249 gene encoding cancer-related nucleoside-triphosphatase homolog — its product is MAAAAPAKCFLVTGPPGVGKTTLIIRVLESLKTAYPNLKVQGFYTREIREGSERVGFEVVTLDGRTGPLASNKISSAESLRWPTVGRYRVDVASFESLALPELQVKEDTELFIIDEVGKMELCSSFFFPAVLRVLQSNIPLLASIPIPKSGRDIPGVARLRNEPGATVFTLSKNNRDAMKEQIYSHLTDLLPKL
- the LOC113778248 gene encoding uncharacterized protein LOC113778248 translates to MFVKKLVEKASFVKKPGGTDGLKPEDVDPRLIFHYGIPSGANLFAYNNTKKILAISVGDGRIKLFGKNGSQALLESPELLPSKFLQFIENQEILVNTNSNNHIEVWDLEKRCLSYIYDFKKEITSCTSMFHAPYMYFGDSAGNVSVFKVNQETTIIEQMKYHIPLSASHGKSGQVPADIAVIHILPQPTAESKRVLIIYTDGFMTLWDIQDSKAIFTAGGTTLQATSHETKKVTAATWACPFGSKVVVGYSNGEIFMWSIPAPLHSKVEQTKEKDPYAQNGPVIKLNLGYKLDKIPIAKLRWDHADGKASRLYVIGSSDYASANLLQVVLLNDTIESRTIKLGLHTHESPIDLEIVSSFNPQCKQKNNSLLLLGKSGHIYTYDDYLIERYLLQCQSKSSPSLPKEIKVKLPFADTSITVARFVQDNPHLLYLKDQDYDSLAKDILPLFPFETIQKDGTSSNSTQPRGLSKAKNLYITGHDNGAIRIWDVSCPLMRPILSVTQQSEEDTSLSGVPLTALYCTSDLQIFVSGDQGGLIRMYKFKPELFAPETSFLSLQGVSKKGSVIQSIKLLQVNGAVLFINSSQNAKYLAVGTDQGYVCLINLEGRTLLYERHFASELSTGIISLQSVTCSLHGFEKNVLVAATKDSSVVALETESGNTLNTNMIRPKKPSRALYMQILDGLEVSGRCPNTSERTETIKGNSDSLQSKQQVVVVCSEKAVYVYSLVHILQGIKKVHNKKKFHSSSCCWASILESPGSGLILLFSSGKIEIRSLPELSLLKETSVRGVRPSIPKQNSISNTLVCFSVNGDMVLVEGDQEAFFISVSLQKDIYRFLDDASQVHSHDLMVVQESSHIIHKEKKKGLFGSVIKDIKGTKAKSETDVEVEDAKESIEALSTIFSVANFPEEVDSEEKSAGKDDTDLDIDDIDIEDPGEKQKGYGVMAALNKQNLADTFQTFKGRFKHMKVKTDKKSTNEVMQDEKGDSVDQIKKKYGYTSTGEPCVATVAKTKLTENLKKLQGIGLKSSEMQDTARSFSSMAKEVLRFTENDKRS